The following are from one region of the Streptomyces tuirus genome:
- a CDS encoding MerR family transcriptional regulator: MTNVRRLRPVDLARSAGVSTQQIRNYEDAGVLPPAARTASGYRVFGETHRSALLAYRTLMRGYGPVTATAIMRTVHEGDVPGALARLDAAHAALHKERVSLRAASEALELLAAEPPAPLPRSGGLRIGEVAVLLGVRTSALRVWEGAGLLTPGRERATGYRLYAPADVRDARLVHTLRRSHYLFDQIRPVLEGLRREGGSAALRAAVAARGEALTARTRVMIEGAGALHAYLERRTAAEPGYGAAEPGHG, from the coding sequence ATGACGAACGTCCGCCGCCTCCGCCCCGTCGACCTGGCCCGGTCGGCCGGTGTCTCGACGCAGCAGATCCGCAACTACGAGGACGCCGGTGTGCTCCCGCCCGCCGCGCGGACCGCGTCCGGCTACCGCGTCTTCGGGGAGACGCACCGGAGCGCGCTGCTGGCGTACCGGACGCTGATGCGGGGGTACGGGCCGGTGACCGCGACGGCGATCATGCGGACCGTGCACGAGGGGGACGTCCCCGGCGCGCTCGCGCGGCTCGACGCCGCCCATGCCGCCCTGCACAAGGAGCGGGTGTCCCTGCGGGCGGCGAGCGAGGCCCTGGAGCTGCTCGCGGCAGAACCGCCCGCCCCGCTGCCGCGTTCGGGCGGGCTGCGCATCGGGGAGGTGGCGGTGCTGCTGGGCGTACGGACGTCGGCGCTGCGGGTGTGGGAGGGGGCCGGGCTGCTCACGCCGGGCCGGGAGCGCGCGACGGGGTACCGCCTCTACGCGCCGGCTGATGTGCGCGACGCCCGGCTCGTGCACACCCTGCGCCGCAGCCACTATTTGTTCGACCAGATCCGGCCGGTATTGGAGGGGCTGCGGCGAGAAGGCGGCAGCGCGGCGCTGCGGGCGGCCGTGGCGGCGCGCGGTGAGGCGCTGACGGCCCGCACGAGGGTCATGATCGAGGGCGCGGGGGCTCTGCACGCCTATCTGGAACGGCGCACGGCGGCCGAGCCGGGTTACGGAGCGGCGGAGCCGGGTCATGGATGA
- a CDS encoding DUF397 domain-containing protein yields the protein MAPGYPETVPVRDSKNPDGPVLLVTRHAWSVFVSAL from the coding sequence ATAGCCCCCGGTTACCCCGAAACCGTCCCCGTCCGCGACAGCAAGAACCCTGACGGACCCGTCCTCCTCGTCACCCGACACGCCTGGTCGGTGTTCGTGTCCGCCCTGTGA
- a CDS encoding helix-turn-helix domain-containing protein, with product MSRRNGGAESGASTAAVFGEVLRHFREAALLTQEGLARQIPCDRSHVARVEAGTRVPQDTFAKTCDELLGTGGVLARLWGRIDWYPQVEHPDWFERRVRMDAEAVSLLAYQANVVPGLLQTQDYAWALFARHIADQDEVEERVKARMSRQRRFLASDGPLFVVVLDESCLRTRVGGPAIMRDQFAHLLEAGQRPNIRIQVVPADDPGIDRPNTSMSLITLPDGHQWVYSESLDQGHFNDNPALFAKHRHTYDVLRADALSARQSAALISDLLKGYEHDEQPATQARDLDQEQPQRHKRRGLHRNSPRLPRNRPRPRQQEP from the coding sequence GTGAGCCGACGGAACGGCGGGGCGGAGTCGGGGGCGAGTACGGCGGCGGTGTTCGGGGAGGTGCTGCGTCATTTCCGCGAGGCGGCGCTGCTCACGCAGGAGGGTCTGGCGAGGCAGATCCCGTGCGACCGTTCGCATGTGGCGCGGGTGGAGGCGGGGACGAGGGTTCCGCAGGACACGTTCGCCAAGACCTGTGACGAACTTCTGGGTACGGGTGGGGTGTTGGCTCGGCTGTGGGGTCGCATCGACTGGTATCCGCAGGTGGAGCATCCGGATTGGTTCGAGCGGCGTGTGCGGATGGACGCCGAGGCGGTGTCGCTGCTGGCGTACCAGGCCAACGTCGTTCCCGGTCTGCTGCAGACGCAGGACTACGCGTGGGCGCTGTTCGCCCGGCACATCGCCGACCAGGATGAGGTGGAAGAGCGCGTGAAGGCGCGGATGAGTCGACAGCGACGCTTCCTCGCCTCGGACGGTCCCCTGTTCGTGGTCGTACTCGACGAGAGCTGCCTACGCACCAGGGTGGGTGGTCCGGCGATCATGCGCGATCAGTTCGCCCATCTGCTGGAGGCGGGGCAGCGCCCCAACATCCGCATCCAAGTAGTACCGGCCGACGACCCCGGCATTGACCGCCCCAACACGTCCATGTCACTGATCACGCTGCCGGACGGCCACCAGTGGGTGTACTCCGAGTCGCTGGATCAGGGCCATTTCAACGACAATCCGGCCCTCTTTGCGAAGCATCGCCACACCTATGATGTGCTCAGGGCTGACGCGCTGTCCGCCCGCCAATCAGCCGCTCTGATCAGCGACTTGTTGAAGGGGTATGAGCACGATGAGCAGCCAGCAACTCAGGCGCGCGACCTGGATCAAGAGCAGCCACAGCGGCACAAACGGCGGGGACTGCATAGAAATAGCCCCCGGTTACCCCGAAACCGTCCCCGTCCGCGACAGCAAGAACCCTGA
- a CDS encoding DUF7848 domain-containing protein, whose amino-acid sequence MEPGTLVFDPHTRKVGEYQDRTGPYAMLRPVGGGREWQADPARIREATLDERLSAGVRALNDRSREGLSADPTRPPTPVPGCVGCEELALRRDRARAAFDGSAVTDANVLLRQHQRDEHGGESTGRRIFRYVPYTIVQDASAQPEYEAYCVSGEEEDCGAGSGPCQAPGEVEEWQRRHTQETRHLRYRRSFADYAVLEQVTARSAP is encoded by the coding sequence ATGGAACCGGGAACGCTCGTCTTCGACCCGCACACGCGCAAGGTCGGCGAGTACCAGGACAGGACCGGCCCGTATGCGATGCTGCGCCCGGTCGGCGGCGGCCGGGAATGGCAGGCCGACCCGGCGAGGATCCGGGAGGCCACCCTGGACGAACGGCTCAGCGCGGGCGTACGCGCGCTCAACGACCGTTCCAGGGAGGGCCTGTCGGCCGATCCGACCCGGCCGCCCACCCCGGTACCCGGATGCGTGGGCTGTGAGGAACTGGCGCTCCGGCGCGACCGCGCACGCGCCGCGTTCGACGGCAGTGCCGTGACGGACGCGAACGTGCTGCTGCGCCAGCACCAACGCGACGAGCACGGTGGGGAATCCACCGGTCGGAGGATCTTCCGGTACGTGCCGTACACGATCGTGCAGGACGCGTCGGCGCAGCCCGAGTACGAGGCGTACTGCGTCTCGGGCGAGGAGGAGGACTGCGGGGCGGGTTCGGGTCCGTGTCAGGCGCCCGGCGAGGTGGAGGAGTGGCAGCGCAGGCACACCCAGGAGACGAGGCACCTGCGCTACCGCCGCAGCTTCGCGGACTACGCCGTGCTCGAACAGGTCACGGCCCGGTCAGCTCCATGA
- a CDS encoding PLD nuclease N-terminal domain-containing protein — MLRVLMFLVPLALSVYAFIDCISTQDDEIRHMPKPLWALLVLVFPLVGSISWLIAGKKRVPAAERPRQWVAPDDNPDFLKSLDEDKNKDDDPRREES; from the coding sequence ATGCTCCGGGTACTGATGTTCCTCGTGCCGCTGGCGCTGAGCGTGTACGCGTTCATCGACTGCATCAGCACGCAGGACGACGAGATCCGCCACATGCCCAAGCCGCTGTGGGCACTGCTCGTCCTGGTGTTCCCGCTCGTCGGGTCGATCTCCTGGCTGATCGCCGGCAAGAAGCGGGTGCCCGCGGCGGAGCGTCCGCGGCAGTGGGTGGCGCCGGACGACAATCCGGACTTCCTGAAGTCGCTGGACGAGGACAAGAACAAGGACGACGACCCGAGGCGCGAGGAGTCCTGA
- a CDS encoding phosphotransferase family protein, whose translation MVTNHDETAAVRPLTLAWVGRHLEAGEWIAGGEALHGGATADMRRLTIGTRGGGTRHLVLRSFVDPTWQGPAEDLLHREADALTALTGTGVPTPELVAVDPTAAQCEYPSLLMTHLPGRTVLDDEGLETRLPLLARQLVAVHAVRPAVRPRKYVALTTADTVVAPEGADAVVWAAAIDVIRKPAPRYEGRFLHRDFQPGNVLFDLPPEDPAGATGARITGVVDWAAASWGPADLDVAHCSTNLALLHGPAWGLRFTEAYQEAGGMPAAAADERLYWQVRAPMAFSEEVQWVAQPWQEAGRTELTTRAVEERLDAYVISLMDTLG comes from the coding sequence ATGGTGACCAATCATGATGAGACGGCGGCTGTCCGGCCGTTGACACTGGCCTGGGTGGGCCGGCACCTGGAGGCCGGCGAGTGGATCGCCGGAGGCGAGGCGCTGCACGGCGGTGCCACCGCCGACATGCGGAGGCTGACCATCGGCACGCGGGGCGGCGGCACCCGGCACCTGGTGCTGCGCTCCTTCGTCGACCCGACCTGGCAGGGGCCGGCCGAGGACCTCCTGCACCGGGAGGCCGACGCCCTGACCGCGCTCACCGGCACCGGCGTGCCGACCCCCGAACTCGTCGCCGTCGATCCGACCGCCGCGCAGTGCGAGTACCCCTCGCTCCTCATGACCCACCTGCCGGGCCGGACGGTCCTCGACGACGAGGGGCTGGAGACGCGCCTGCCTCTGCTGGCCCGTCAACTCGTGGCGGTCCACGCGGTGCGGCCGGCCGTCCGGCCCCGGAAGTACGTGGCGCTGACGACCGCCGACACGGTCGTGGCCCCCGAGGGCGCCGACGCCGTGGTCTGGGCCGCCGCGATCGACGTGATCCGCAAGCCCGCGCCGCGCTACGAAGGGCGGTTCCTGCACCGGGACTTCCAGCCAGGCAACGTGCTGTTTGACTTGCCGCCCGAGGACCCGGCCGGTGCCACTGGTGCCCGGATCACCGGCGTCGTCGACTGGGCGGCGGCCTCCTGGGGCCCGGCGGACCTCGACGTGGCCCACTGCTCCACCAATCTCGCGCTGCTGCACGGCCCGGCGTGGGGCCTGCGCTTCACCGAGGCGTACCAGGAGGCCGGCGGGATGCCGGCCGCGGCCGCAGACGAACGGCTGTACTGGCAGGTGCGGGCGCCAATGGCGTTCTCGGAAGAAGTTCAGTGGGTGGCGCAGCCGTGGCAGGAGGCAGGACGGACCGAGTTGACGACACGAGCCGTGGAGGAGCGGCTGGATGCCTATGTCATCTCGTTGATGGACACGCTGGGCTGA
- a CDS encoding condensation domain-containing protein: MRMTDIQRCDVRPGRLVEWTLSPATVATAKALPEDSRPPAYIQESHLRTARSVREDGLFVPTWIGAAFDLPGRADLDALGQALRAWTLRHETLRSGFRWAGGPGDSIRRFTLDPASVSLHREDAGEFTDPAALAQHLQDRFDTTADALRWPNLIYTAVVRDDSTSVYMAFDHSNVDAFSIYRIPAEIQELYTGHLTGSAPEQSPVSSYVDFCEAERADADRIDADHEIVARWREFIRRCDGRLPSFPVDLGLEPDGALPTQKLMREMLVDADAAAAFEAYCRPFGGSLVGLLAATALIVHEIGGEPVYRTVVPFHTRAKSAYSDSVGWYVGGAPIEVPVAEAPDFPAALKTVRAALHANRPLARMPLARVLRLLGADFRPTSPDMYSIVSFADARGIPESATWTERNAYGLIRVSYGDQVCAWVTRLHEGLWFASRYPDTDVAHKNLRLYADRLRDIVVSVADHAPAARR, translated from the coding sequence GTGCGAATGACCGACATCCAGCGCTGCGACGTCCGGCCTGGACGACTCGTCGAATGGACGCTCAGTCCCGCGACCGTCGCGACGGCGAAGGCCCTGCCCGAGGACTCCCGGCCTCCCGCCTACATCCAGGAGTCACATCTGCGGACGGCGCGGTCGGTGCGCGAGGACGGGCTGTTCGTGCCGACCTGGATCGGCGCCGCCTTCGACCTGCCCGGCCGGGCCGACCTGGACGCCCTCGGTCAGGCCCTGCGCGCCTGGACACTGCGGCACGAGACGCTGCGCAGCGGCTTCCGCTGGGCGGGCGGCCCGGGCGACTCGATCCGCCGCTTCACCCTCGACCCGGCGTCCGTCTCCCTGCACCGCGAGGACGCCGGCGAGTTCACCGACCCGGCGGCCCTGGCCCAGCACCTCCAGGACCGCTTCGACACCACCGCCGACGCGCTGCGCTGGCCGAACCTCATCTACACGGCCGTCGTCCGCGACGACTCCACCAGCGTGTACATGGCCTTCGACCACAGCAACGTCGACGCGTTCTCCATCTACCGCATCCCCGCAGAGATCCAGGAGCTGTACACCGGCCACCTCACCGGCAGCGCCCCCGAGCAGTCGCCGGTCTCCAGCTACGTCGACTTCTGCGAGGCCGAGCGGGCGGACGCCGACCGGATCGACGCGGACCACGAGATCGTCGCCCGCTGGCGGGAGTTCATCCGGCGCTGCGACGGGCGGCTGCCGAGCTTCCCCGTCGACCTCGGCCTGGAGCCGGACGGCGCGCTGCCGACCCAGAAGCTCATGCGCGAGATGCTCGTGGACGCCGACGCGGCCGCCGCCTTCGAGGCGTACTGCCGCCCCTTCGGCGGCTCCCTGGTCGGGCTGCTGGCCGCCACGGCCCTGATCGTCCACGAGATCGGCGGCGAGCCCGTCTACCGGACGGTGGTGCCCTTCCACACCCGGGCCAAGTCCGCCTACTCGGACTCGGTCGGCTGGTACGTGGGCGGCGCCCCGATCGAGGTGCCGGTCGCCGAGGCGCCCGACTTCCCCGCCGCGCTGAAGACCGTACGCGCCGCGCTGCACGCCAACCGGCCACTGGCCCGCATGCCGCTGGCCCGGGTACTGCGGCTGCTCGGCGCGGACTTCCGGCCGACGTCCCCCGACATGTACTCGATCGTGTCGTTCGCCGACGCCCGCGGCATCCCCGAGTCCGCCACCTGGACCGAACGCAACGCCTACGGCCTGATCCGGGTGTCCTACGGCGACCAGGTCTGCGCCTGGGTCACCCGGCTCCACGAGGGCCTGTGGTTCGCGTCCCGCTACCCGGACACGGATGTCGCGCACAAGAACCTGCGGCTGTACGCCGACCGGCTGCGCGACATCGTCGTGTCGGTCGCGGACCACGCCCCCGCCGCCCGGCGGTGA
- the ccsB gene encoding c-type cytochrome biogenesis protein CcsB produces the protein MTLAAATNENLAEISNVLIYSAMAVYTLAFFAYIAEWLFGSRSKVGRTAAALTAKADAGKAAPAVTVNQSGGTAVLERPKVTVRAAAGRRDVPDGPGAHGGDEQGDLYGRIAISLTVLAFLIEFGGVLTRALSVERAPWGNMYEFNITFSTVAVGVYLGLLALKKNVRWLGLFLITSVLLDLGLAVTVLYTASDQLVPALHSYWLYIHVSTAIFCGAVFYVGAMATILYLFKDSYESKLASGGTPGTFATSVLERLPSSASLDKFSYRVNAAVFPLWTFTIIAGAIWAGDAWGRYWGWDPKETWSFITWVAYACYLHARATAGWKGRKAAYLALIAFGCWLFNYYGVNIFVSGKHSYADV, from the coding sequence GCCGAATGGCTCTTCGGCAGCCGCAGCAAGGTCGGCCGGACCGCCGCCGCGCTCACCGCCAAGGCGGACGCCGGGAAGGCGGCCCCGGCCGTCACCGTGAACCAGTCCGGCGGCACCGCCGTGCTGGAGCGGCCGAAGGTCACCGTGCGGGCCGCCGCCGGCCGGCGCGACGTGCCGGACGGCCCCGGGGCGCACGGCGGGGACGAGCAGGGCGACCTGTACGGCCGGATCGCCATCTCTCTCACGGTGCTTGCCTTCCTGATCGAGTTCGGCGGTGTCCTCACCCGCGCCCTGTCGGTGGAGCGCGCACCGTGGGGCAACATGTACGAGTTCAACATCACGTTCTCCACGGTCGCGGTCGGCGTGTACCTCGGGCTGCTGGCGCTGAAGAAGAACGTGCGCTGGCTCGGCCTGTTCCTGATCACCTCGGTCCTGCTCGACCTGGGCCTGGCGGTCACGGTCCTCTACACCGCCAGCGACCAGCTGGTCCCGGCGCTGCACTCGTACTGGCTGTACATCCACGTCTCGACGGCGATCTTCTGCGGCGCGGTCTTCTACGTGGGCGCGATGGCCACGATCCTGTACCTGTTCAAGGACTCCTACGAGAGCAAGCTGGCGAGCGGCGGCACGCCCGGCACCTTCGCCACCTCCGTCCTGGAGCGGCTGCCCTCCTCCGCCTCCCTCGACAAGTTCTCCTACCGCGTCAACGCGGCCGTCTTCCCGCTGTGGACGTTCACGATCATCGCGGGCGCCATCTGGGCGGGCGACGCCTGGGGCCGCTACTGGGGCTGGGACCCGAAGGAGACCTGGTCCTTCATCACCTGGGTCGCCTACGCCTGCTACCTGCACGCCCGCGCGACGGCCGGCTGGAAGGGCCGCAAGGCCGCCTACCTGGCCCTCATCGCCTTCGGCTGCTGGCTGTTCAACTACTACGGCGTGAACATCTTCGTCTCCGGCAAGCACTCCTACGCGGACGTGTAG
- a CDS encoding ferritin-like domain-containing protein yields MRTIVSYQSSRIVELMDTRDDQRDAEWLKDALQQAVMLELSTLPPYLCAMWSIEDQESDVALAIRRIVFDEMSHLGLAGNLLTTIGGMPRLADAQTAPKYPGPLPGGVRPELTVFLSGLTKESLDLFSRIEEPDDPLAESGSGHTSIGAFYAAIGEAFRQHPELITGAHQIRRFMSHHGEGNDVVEINSLAAAEKAIGIIKEQGEGTTASPENPHPGEEGELAHFYVFRELFHGRRLVRTSENPDRWDFTGDAIAMPSALPMGKVPVGGWEAGGLPAPDDETRQRLVEVNLQYSKMLSFLEEAWEATATAVMQSKLAAAVTRMRMLVEPSQLLMQRALPDGSGKTYGPEFRCVDP; encoded by the coding sequence ATGAGGACCATCGTCAGCTATCAGAGCAGCAGAATCGTCGAATTGATGGACACGCGTGATGATCAGCGTGATGCCGAATGGTTGAAGGACGCACTGCAACAGGCCGTCATGCTGGAGCTGTCCACCCTTCCGCCGTATCTGTGCGCCATGTGGTCCATCGAGGACCAGGAATCGGATGTGGCCCTGGCCATCCGGCGCATCGTCTTCGACGAGATGTCGCATCTGGGGCTCGCCGGGAATCTGCTGACCACGATCGGCGGTATGCCGCGGCTGGCCGACGCCCAGACGGCACCGAAGTATCCCGGCCCGCTGCCCGGGGGAGTGCGCCCGGAGCTGACCGTGTTCCTGAGCGGGCTGACCAAGGAGTCCCTGGATCTGTTCTCCCGGATCGAGGAACCCGACGACCCCCTCGCGGAATCCGGCAGCGGGCACACGTCCATCGGAGCCTTCTACGCGGCGATCGGCGAGGCGTTCCGGCAGCATCCGGAGCTGATCACCGGCGCCCATCAGATCCGCCGGTTCATGTCGCACCACGGCGAGGGCAACGACGTGGTGGAGATCAACTCGCTCGCCGCCGCCGAGAAGGCCATCGGCATCATCAAGGAACAGGGCGAGGGCACGACGGCGTCGCCGGAGAACCCCCACCCCGGTGAAGAGGGGGAACTCGCCCACTTCTACGTCTTCCGGGAACTGTTCCACGGCCGCAGGCTGGTCCGGACGTCGGAGAACCCCGACCGGTGGGATTTCACCGGGGACGCCATCGCGATGCCCTCGGCCCTGCCCATGGGGAAGGTGCCGGTGGGCGGCTGGGAAGCCGGAGGCCTGCCCGCGCCGGACGACGAGACCAGGCAGCGGCTGGTGGAGGTCAATCTCCAGTACAGCAAGATGCTGAGCTTCCTCGAAGAGGCCTGGGAGGCCACCGCGACGGCCGTGATGCAGAGCAAACTCGCGGCGGCGGTGACCCGGATGCGCATGCTCGTCGAGCCCTCCCAGCTCCTGATGCAGCGCGCCCTGCCCGACGGCAGCGGAAAGACATATGGTCCGGAATTCAGGTGTGTGGACCCTTGA
- a CDS encoding nucleoside deaminase — MDQARARTWLTTAVEEARSGLAEGGIPIGAALYGADGTLLGRGHNRRVQDGDPSLHAETAAFRAAGRQRTYRGTTMVTTLSPCWYCSGLVRQFGISRVVIGEAVTFHGGHDWLAEHGVEIVLLDDAECAGLMRDFIAAHPALWNEDIGVN, encoded by the coding sequence ATGGACCAGGCACGGGCACGCACATGGCTCACGACCGCCGTCGAGGAGGCCCGTTCCGGGCTCGCCGAGGGCGGCATCCCGATCGGTGCCGCGCTGTACGGCGCCGACGGCACCCTGCTGGGCCGCGGCCACAACCGCCGTGTCCAGGACGGCGATCCGTCCCTGCACGCGGAGACGGCGGCCTTCCGCGCGGCCGGACGGCAACGCACCTACCGGGGCACGACGATGGTGACGACCCTGTCGCCCTGCTGGTACTGCTCCGGCCTGGTGCGGCAGTTCGGCATCTCCCGGGTGGTGATCGGCGAGGCGGTCACCTTCCACGGCGGCCATGACTGGCTGGCCGAACACGGTGTGGAGATCGTGCTGTTGGACGACGCCGAATGCGCCGGGCTGATGCGCGACTTCATCGCCGCACACCCCGCGCTCTGGAACGAGGACATCGGCGTCAACTGA
- a CDS encoding DUF4276 family protein: MSAPYPVIASLVEGHGEERALQGLLHRLVPHLVPGAYAEIQRPFRVPRDRMFRRDVLDSALTIVTTRMPAPTGIVVLLDADDDCAVQLAQCVRSHAEATHAHLPVVVVAAVREFEAWFLAGAAGLAGKAGLPEDLAPPAEPESIRGAKEWLSRRMPRGSTYQETAHQPSFATLFDLDTARAAAPSFDKFCRDVRFLLTGKREG; encoded by the coding sequence GTGAGCGCCCCGTACCCGGTGATCGCCTCCCTCGTCGAGGGCCACGGCGAGGAGCGAGCCCTCCAAGGTCTGCTGCACCGGCTCGTGCCCCACCTCGTGCCCGGCGCCTACGCCGAGATCCAGCGCCCGTTCCGCGTCCCCAGGGACCGGATGTTCCGGCGAGACGTGCTGGACAGCGCCCTGACCATCGTCACGACGCGCATGCCCGCACCGACGGGCATCGTGGTCCTGCTCGACGCCGACGACGACTGCGCCGTGCAGCTGGCGCAGTGTGTCCGCAGCCATGCGGAGGCCACCCACGCGCACCTGCCGGTCGTGGTGGTCGCCGCTGTCCGGGAGTTCGAAGCGTGGTTCCTCGCCGGTGCCGCCGGGCTCGCCGGCAAGGCGGGTCTGCCCGAGGATCTGGCGCCGCCGGCCGAACCGGAATCGATCCGTGGCGCCAAGGAGTGGCTCTCCCGGCGGATGCCACGCGGCTCCACTTACCAGGAGACCGCTCACCAGCCGTCGTTCGCCACGCTGTTCGACCTTGACACGGCGCGCGCCGCGGCGCCCTCGTTCGACAAGTTCTGCCGTGATGTGCGGTTCCTGCTCACCGGCAAGCGGGAAGGCTGA
- a CDS encoding AAA family ATPase: MTYEQERSPVFLTRVRVENYRSIASCDVRLGPLTVLAGPNAAGKSNFLDAIRFVRDALRSSPGRALEPRGGLEEVLHRDVSGRQADFFRIELSLSVQGSARPAFEATYRLEVGVRPGGDDFAPVLRREELLVDGVRRGHSFLPEPAGEHPVAWRDDILLPRVSPDDREGREVLAGLLHTRFYELLTPTLRAVDDTPHRAGSSPLGENGEHLPRVLNALSSSHPWVKETLDGYVATMIDNAMGLDGVEVREADLAFVVGRFLGADGQVAKVDRRALSEGTLRLAGVLSALFQPLALTGDIPLVAIEEPEISLHPPMLGGLYDALVAAARNTQVMVTTQSADLLDNAAADPAHVLVARDEGAGTLIGPVDAAGRRLLADGVLTLSELLRSGELRPAPGPAPEGEKGTDER; encoded by the coding sequence ATGACCTATGAGCAGGAGCGCAGCCCGGTGTTCCTGACCCGCGTGCGGGTGGAGAACTACCGTTCCATCGCGTCCTGCGATGTGCGGCTCGGGCCGCTGACCGTCCTGGCCGGGCCGAACGCGGCGGGCAAGTCGAACTTCCTTGACGCCATCCGGTTCGTTCGTGACGCCCTGCGCTCCTCGCCGGGACGTGCTCTGGAGCCCCGAGGGGGTCTGGAAGAGGTGCTGCACAGGGACGTCTCGGGCCGGCAGGCCGACTTCTTCCGTATCGAGCTGAGCCTCAGCGTCCAGGGCTCCGCCCGGCCGGCGTTCGAGGCGACGTACCGCCTTGAGGTCGGCGTACGTCCGGGCGGTGATGATTTCGCGCCGGTGCTGCGACGAGAGGAACTGCTCGTCGACGGGGTTCGGCGAGGGCACTCCTTCCTCCCGGAACCGGCAGGTGAGCATCCGGTCGCGTGGAGGGACGACATCCTGCTGCCGAGGGTGAGCCCGGACGACCGTGAGGGGCGGGAGGTCCTCGCGGGCCTGCTGCACACGCGCTTCTACGAGCTCCTCACTCCCACGCTGCGCGCGGTCGACGACACCCCTCACCGAGCGGGCAGCAGCCCCCTCGGTGAGAACGGGGAGCATCTGCCTCGCGTGCTGAACGCACTGTCCAGCAGCCACCCCTGGGTCAAGGAGACCCTCGACGGCTATGTCGCCACCATGATCGACAACGCGATGGGGCTGGACGGCGTGGAGGTGCGGGAAGCGGACCTGGCGTTCGTCGTCGGGCGCTTCCTGGGCGCGGACGGGCAGGTCGCCAAGGTGGACCGCCGCGCGCTGTCCGAAGGGACCCTGCGTCTCGCCGGTGTCCTTTCCGCCCTGTTCCAGCCACTCGCCCTCACGGGTGACATCCCCCTCGTCGCCATCGAGGAACCCGAGATCTCGCTGCATCCGCCGATGCTCGGCGGGCTGTACGACGCCCTGGTCGCCGCCGCGCGCAACACCCAGGTCATGGTGACGACGCAGAGCGCGGACCTGCTGGACAACGCCGCCGCCGATCCGGCGCATGTGCTGGTGGCCCGCGACGAGGGCGCCGGCACCCTGATCGGCCCGGTCGACGCGGCGGGGCGCCGGCTCCTGGCGGACGGCGTGCTGACGCTGTCCGAACTCCTGCGCAGCGGAGAGCTGCGCCCGGCACCGGGGCCCGCGCCGGAAGGCGAGAAGGGGACGGACGAGCGGTGA
- a CDS encoding DUF6232 family protein: MTTGLQKDAMEIQQPPGQFDVPPPPSTPPRAMTDVQLRVHKRLLWVGGAAYPLRNIARVYTFTLRPKRKEAVFRFLTRLLIVLAVGIGLSVIGGLISLAGSSRGPYESESSGGGGGLIVFVWLCSGAALIYFFVEMLSVVTAPSHYVLAVETAGPSTAMVTSPDPQHLDRLVGYVSGALENPDTEFQVTVERLTINSPTNYHFGDSVNMYGGSGNTGIAA; encoded by the coding sequence GTGACCACCGGCCTTCAGAAGGACGCCATGGAGATCCAGCAGCCACCGGGGCAGTTCGACGTGCCGCCCCCGCCCTCCACTCCACCGCGCGCCATGACCGACGTCCAACTCCGCGTCCACAAGCGGCTGTTATGGGTCGGCGGCGCGGCCTACCCCCTGCGCAACATCGCCCGGGTGTACACCTTCACCCTCCGACCCAAGCGCAAGGAGGCGGTCTTCCGCTTCCTGACCCGCCTCCTGATCGTCCTGGCGGTGGGGATCGGCCTGTCGGTCATCGGCGGCCTGATCTCCCTGGCGGGGAGTTCCAGAGGCCCGTACGAGAGTGAGTCGTCCGGCGGCGGTGGTGGACTGATCGTCTTCGTGTGGCTCTGCTCCGGCGCGGCGCTGATCTACTTCTTCGTGGAGATGCTCTCCGTCGTGACGGCCCCCTCGCACTACGTCCTCGCCGTCGAGACGGCCGGCCCCTCCACGGCGATGGTGACCAGCCCCGACCCACAGCACCTGGACCGGCTCGTGGGCTATGTCTCGGGAGCTCTGGAGAATCCCGACACCGAGTTCCAGGTGACGGTGGAGCGCCTGACGATCAACTCGCCCACGAACTACCACTTCGGTGACAGCGTGAACATGTACGGCGGCAGCGGAAACACGGGGATCGCGGCATGA